From Polyodon spathula isolate WHYD16114869_AA chromosome 24, ASM1765450v1, whole genome shotgun sequence, one genomic window encodes:
- the LOC121298959 gene encoding high mobility group protein 20A-like, with protein MENLMLNSSLPPIFADEEILKQSNNAGSGSTGSESNSQAPGQPEPMEENSQACPQPTESTSGNPESRVQRNGEEQKPRRQSWPKGRKRKKPIKDSNAPKAPLTGYVRFMNERREQLRAEWPDAPFPEITRMLGNEWTKLPLEDKQHYLEEAERDKERYMRELQQYQKTEAYKHFNRKVQEKQKVKQHKPEGYRGQGEISI; from the exons ATGGAGAATTTGATGCTGAACTCAAGCCTGCCTCCCATCTTTGCAGACGAAGAGATTTTGAAGCAGAGCAACAATGCTGGATCAGG GTCCACTGGCAGTGAGAGCAACTCGCAGGCCCCTGGCCAGCCTGAGCCCATGGAGGAGAATTCACAAGCCTGTCCGCAGCCAACAGAGTCTACCAGTGGCAACccagagagcagggtgcagaggAATGGAGAGGAG CAGAAACCTCGGCGCCAAAGCTGGCCTAAAGGGCGGAAGCGGAAGAAGCCTATCAAGGACAGCAACGCCCCAAAAGCACCCCTAACTGGGTATGTGCGATTCATGAACGAGAGGCGCGAACAGCTGCGGGCCGAGTGGCCAGACGCACCCTTTCCAGAGATCACCAGGATGCTGGGCAATGAGTGGACCAAGCTGCCCCTAGAGGATAAGCAG CACTATCTCGAGGAGGctgagagagacaaagagaggtACATGAGGGAGCTGCAGCAGTATCAGAAAACTGAGGCCTACAAACATTTCAACAGGAAGGTGCAGGAGAAACAGAAAGTCAAGCAGCACAAACCAG